A single Trypanosoma brucei gambiense DAL972 chromosome 9, complete sequence DNA region contains:
- a CDS encoding 60S ribosomal protein L32, which produces MVKPFVPRNIVKKRTKKFTRHRCELFPQLSSSWRKPRGEDSPVRRRYKGQKAMPNKGYGSDRKTKYITPSGFKNFPVNNVQDLYMLLMQNRKYAGVISHTVGAKARKAIVRKAHELDVRLINGNAKLRKVQV; this is translated from the coding sequence ATGGTCAAGCCGTTTGTGCCGAGGAACATCGTGAAGAAGCGCACGAAGAAGTTCACACGTCATCGTTGTGAACTCTTCCCTCAACTGAGCAGCAGTTGGCGTAAACCCCGTGGTGAGGACTCCCCGGTTCGTCGCCGCTACAAGGGACAGAAAGCCATGCCTAACAAAGGTTATGGAAGCGACCGCAAGACAAAGTATATCACCCCGTCAGGCTTCAAAAACTTTCCCGTCAACAATGTGCAGGACCTTTACATGCTCCTCATGCAAAACCGCAAATACGCTGGAGTGATTTCACATACTGTGGGAGCAAAGGCACGTAAGGCAATTGTCCGCAAGGCCCATGAACTTGACGTACGCCTCATCAACGGTAACGCCAAGTTGAGGAAGGTCCAGGTGTAA